Below is a genomic region from Actinomadura sp. NAK00032.
GGTGCTGCCGGGCGCGACCGACGCGCTCGGCGCCCGGCTCGTCGAGGAGGCCGGCTTCGCCGCCGTCTACGCGACCGGCGCCGGGCTCGCCAACGCCGGGTACGGGCTCCCCGACATCGGGCTGGTGTCGCAGGCCGAGGTCGCCGACCACGCCGGACGGCTCGCGGAGGCCACCCGCATCCCGCTGATCTGCGACGCCGACACCGGCTACGGCGGGCCGCTGTCGGCGATGCGGACCGTCCGGCTGCTGGAGCGCGTCGGGGTCGCGGGCCTCCAACTGGAGGACCAGGAGATGCCCAAGCGGTGCGGGCATTTCGACGCGCACACGCTGATCCCGTCCGGGCACATGCAGACCAAGATCGCGGCGGCGTGCGAGGCGCGGGAGGACGATGGGCTCGTCATCATCGCCCGGACGGACGCCCGCTCCGCGTACGGCATCGACGAGGCGATCGAGCGGGGCCGCGCCTACGCCGAGGCGGGCGCCGACGCGCTGTTCATCGAGGCGCCCCGGACGGTCGAGGAGCTGGAGCTGGTCGGCCGCGAACTGGCCGGGGTCCCGCTGCTCGTCAACGTCGTCGAGGGCGGCAAGACCCCGCAGCTGGACGTGGCGGAGTACGCCCGCCTGGGCTTCGGCATCGTGCTGTTCGCCAACTACCTGATGCGCTCGATGCACCTCGCGGGCCGGGAGGCGCTCGCGCACCTGCGGGAGCACGGCGAGACCGCGTCCCGGGCCGGCCGGATGGCCACCTGGTCGCAGCGCCAGGAGCTGTTCAACCTGCCGGCGTTCAGCGCCGCCGAGAGCGCGCTCGACCGGGAGTACGGGAGTTTCGAGTGAGCGTCCTCCCGGGTCTGCCCGTTGAGACCGGTGAGCCGCCCGAGCGGGTCGGTGTTCTCGTCCTCGGCGCGGGCCTCGCCGGGTGCGCGGCGCTGCTGGCCGCCGCCGAGGCCGGGCAGTACGCGCTGCTGCTGGAGAAGACCGGCGAGATCGGCGGCTCCACCGTGAAG
It encodes:
- a CDS encoding oxaloacetate decarboxylase yields the protein MPHTPPWEPGLLSSLTGVGPGPTARGKRAALRAALAAATPAAPGAAMPAAAGAVIEPLVLPGATDALGARLVEEAGFAAVYATGAGLANAGYGLPDIGLVSQAEVADHAGRLAEATRIPLICDADTGYGGPLSAMRTVRLLERVGVAGLQLEDQEMPKRCGHFDAHTLIPSGHMQTKIAAACEAREDDGLVIIARTDARSAYGIDEAIERGRAYAEAGADALFIEAPRTVEELELVGRELAGVPLLVNVVEGGKTPQLDVAEYARLGFGIVLFANYLMRSMHLAGREALAHLREHGETASRAGRMATWSQRQELFNLPAFSAAESALDREYGSFE